The following coding sequences are from one Pusillimonas sp. DMV24BSW_D window:
- a CDS encoding ABC transporter substrate-binding protein: MRFTRSLALAALIPALLTGTARAADPAPINVGFFSHLSGPFAEYGASFKNAIELYLDQVKAQGGIEGHPVNLIVEDDRNSPQEAATVARKIVNEPNVVLAIGSWSTTSSLAAAPIFTEAKIPQISPTSSHPDFSKQSPYQFRQNNTDDVLALYNADTIQEKLGANKVVIPYSQDDWGVFTGKATAKAIEDAGGEVLLLEAVQPGSRDFRPFISKVKALNPEGVFLALPYQEASIFIQQLRQAGIDIPVGGGIPLTSPKFIELAGEAAEGTVLHTIFFAGDPSQKEFVEAYKAKYGRNPDQFAALAYDAIGVGLEAVRRVIKSGKELTGENVRDELENGPAYEGVTGVTKYDEFGNVKKDPIFIQIQDGKFVLF; encoded by the coding sequence ATGCGTTTCACCCGATCTCTGGCGCTGGCAGCGCTGATTCCGGCCTTGCTTACTGGCACCGCCCGTGCGGCCGATCCCGCACCCATTAACGTCGGCTTCTTTTCCCACCTTTCTGGTCCTTTTGCTGAATACGGCGCAAGTTTCAAAAACGCCATTGAGCTGTATCTTGATCAGGTGAAAGCGCAGGGCGGTATTGAAGGCCATCCGGTTAACCTTATTGTGGAAGACGACCGCAATTCTCCGCAGGAAGCGGCCACCGTGGCGCGCAAAATTGTGAATGAGCCGAATGTTGTACTGGCAATCGGTTCGTGGTCAACCACGTCTTCTTTGGCTGCCGCGCCTATTTTTACCGAAGCGAAAATTCCGCAAATCAGCCCCACCTCTTCACATCCCGACTTCAGCAAACAAAGTCCGTACCAGTTCCGTCAGAACAATACCGACGACGTCCTGGCTTTGTATAACGCCGACACCATTCAGGAGAAGCTCGGTGCGAACAAGGTTGTGATTCCTTATTCCCAGGACGATTGGGGTGTGTTTACCGGCAAAGCTACGGCCAAAGCCATTGAAGATGCCGGTGGCGAGGTGTTGTTGCTGGAAGCCGTGCAACCGGGCTCGCGTGATTTCCGCCCGTTTATCAGTAAAGTGAAGGCGTTGAATCCGGAAGGCGTATTCTTGGCCTTGCCGTATCAGGAAGCCTCTATCTTCATTCAACAGTTGCGTCAGGCGGGTATTGATATCCCGGTCGGCGGCGGCATTCCTTTAACTTCGCCCAAGTTTATTGAGCTGGCGGGTGAAGCGGCTGAAGGTACGGTTTTGCACACGATCTTTTTTGCCGGCGATCCGAGCCAGAAAGAATTTGTGGAGGCTTATAAAGCCAAATACGGCCGTAACCCCGACCAGTTCGCCGCGCTGGCGTACGACGCCATCGGTGTGGGTCTGGAGGCGGTACGCCGTGTGATTAAGTCCGGCAAGGAGCTGACGGGTGAAAACGTACGCGACGAACTGGAAAACGGCCCGGCCTATGAAGGCGTTACTGGCGTGACCAAGTATGATGAGTTCGGCAACGTTAAGAAAGATCCCATTTTCATTCAGATTCAGGACGGCAAGTTCGTTTTATTCTGA
- a CDS encoding FAD-binding protein, translated as MSSGHIQHLETDVLIVGAGGAGMSAAIAASNEGRKTMLVDRSLIGRGGATIMAQMTVAAALGEQTPDDWRFHYADTLKAGRGLCSESLARFLCENGVESIRLMDSWGTGWARKDGHMAQTQAPGHDRPRCVYVDYLNTGPAVAKTLRTQVAKHDDIARLGDILVVDLLVKDGRVVGAVALHLTTGDILVINAGSVIVATGGLTRLYKRNSASLNMGGDGYALAARAGAELLDMEFVQFFPIGHLAPRLVGFDPIMWDPFRYKLGGRLLNGLGEEFVEKYGHQGENKGYTVTRDAATYAIMKEVEAGRGSPAGGAYLSFEHVPEEKLREAFGPIIKKLADNGIDLTKGPIEVAPIAHYHMGGVRVNVDMSTDVPGLFAAGEAVGGANGANRLSGNAITEAITFGLQAGRAASAYAQSNAALARADIEALAEPLLSALQAAPNAKAKRPNVAALIARLQATMQNYVGPFRTQEGLGQAQKELAALRVEVDALPLAGNGPQDPVQIDSLDLRNMLLVAEAVTQCALNRKESRGAHQREDFPAMDDAWVLNQVLAYRDGQWTVTQRPVERLPQDQAEEVAVPAE; from the coding sequence ATGAGTTCTGGACATATTCAACACCTTGAAACCGATGTGCTGATTGTCGGTGCGGGCGGGGCGGGCATGAGCGCGGCCATTGCCGCGTCGAATGAAGGGCGCAAGACCATGTTGGTTGACCGCAGCCTGATTGGCCGCGGCGGCGCCACGATTATGGCGCAAATGACGGTTGCGGCAGCACTGGGTGAGCAGACGCCCGACGATTGGCGCTTTCATTATGCCGATACGCTGAAAGCGGGGCGGGGTTTATGCAGTGAATCGTTGGCGCGCTTTCTGTGCGAAAACGGGGTGGAATCGATTCGTTTAATGGACAGCTGGGGAACCGGTTGGGCCCGTAAAGACGGCCATATGGCTCAAACGCAGGCGCCCGGCCACGATCGCCCCCGTTGTGTTTATGTCGATTACCTGAATACCGGCCCGGCGGTGGCGAAAACCCTGCGTACGCAAGTGGCCAAACATGATGACATCGCACGCTTGGGCGATATTCTGGTGGTCGACCTGTTGGTGAAAGACGGCCGGGTGGTGGGTGCGGTGGCTCTGCATCTAACCACCGGCGATATTCTGGTTATTAACGCTGGTTCGGTTATTGTGGCGACCGGCGGTTTAACCCGCCTTTACAAGCGCAATAGCGCTTCGCTGAATATGGGGGGCGACGGTTACGCGCTGGCCGCGCGTGCCGGGGCCGAGTTGCTCGACATGGAGTTCGTGCAGTTTTTCCCCATTGGGCATTTGGCCCCGCGTTTGGTGGGTTTCGACCCCATTATGTGGGACCCCTTCCGCTATAAGCTGGGTGGGCGCCTGTTGAACGGCCTGGGTGAAGAGTTCGTGGAAAAGTACGGGCATCAGGGCGAAAATAAAGGCTATACCGTTACGCGCGACGCCGCTACTTACGCCATTATGAAAGAGGTTGAAGCGGGGCGGGGTTCGCCTGCGGGCGGTGCGTATTTAAGTTTCGAGCACGTGCCGGAAGAAAAGTTGCGTGAGGCGTTCGGGCCGATTATCAAGAAGCTGGCCGACAACGGTATCGACCTTACCAAAGGCCCGATCGAGGTGGCCCCGATTGCGCACTATCACATGGGTGGCGTGCGTGTGAATGTGGATATGAGTACCGATGTGCCGGGCCTGTTCGCCGCCGGCGAGGCCGTGGGCGGTGCCAATGGCGCTAACCGTTTGTCGGGCAATGCCATTACCGAAGCCATTACCTTTGGTTTGCAGGCCGGTCGTGCGGCCTCGGCGTATGCGCAGTCGAATGCTGCATTGGCGCGTGCGGATATCGAAGCTCTGGCCGAGCCCCTGTTGAGTGCGTTGCAGGCTGCACCCAATGCGAAGGCGAAGCGGCCGAATGTGGCGGCTTTAATTGCCCGCTTGCAAGCCACGATGCAAAACTATGTGGGTCCGTTCCGCACGCAGGAAGGGCTGGGGCAGGCGCAAAAGGAACTGGCTGCGTTGCGTGTTGAGGTAGACGCCTTGCCGCTGGCCGGTAACGGCCCGCAAGATCCAGTTCAAATTGATTCCCTGGATTTGCGCAATATGCTGCTGGTGGCCGAAGCTGTTACGCAATGTGCGTTGAATCGCAAGGAAAGCCGCGGTGCGCATCAGCGTGAAGATTTCCCGGCCATGGATGATGCCTGGGTGTTGAATCAGGTTCTGGCTTATCGGGACGGTCAGTGGACGGTTACCCAGCGCCCGGTGGAGCGCTTGCCGCAAGATCAGGCTGAGGAAGTGGCTGTTCCGGCGGAATAA
- a CDS encoding 2Fe-2S iron-sulfur cluster-binding protein, which produces MTESSNKTIVLNVKRGVGKGETVTQRYELPDGAADSLLDGLRWVREHLDDSLAVRYSCINANACKECMMEFDGKVVYACIARMKPGVEHEVAPLHNKSRIRDLVSEIAPVKERLDIDE; this is translated from the coding sequence ATGACTGAATCAAGCAACAAAACAATTGTGCTGAATGTGAAACGCGGTGTGGGTAAAGGTGAAACCGTTACACAACGCTATGAATTGCCCGACGGTGCGGCGGACTCCTTGCTGGACGGTTTGCGCTGGGTGCGTGAACACCTGGACGATTCGTTGGCGGTTCGCTATTCCTGTATTAATGCCAACGCGTGTAAAGAATGCATGATGGAGTTCGACGGCAAGGTGGTGTATGCCTGTATTGCGCGCATGAAACCCGGCGTGGAGCACGAAGTGGCGCCTTTGCACAACAAGAGTCGGATTCGCGATCTGGTCTCTGAAATTGCGCCCGTGAAGGAGCGCCTGGATATCGACGAATAA
- a CDS encoding ABC transporter ATP-binding protein: MTSSQTPFLQLENIDVHYGAVQALFDVNLTMQKGEVVSVLGGNASGKSTTLKSVLGLVSPSKGRIILEGREIQGLSSPDVIDLGVASVPEGRRVFPEMSVYENLLMGAYPRRHEKEAIERDLHEVFTSFPRLAERRRQAAGTLSGGEQQMLALGRAWLRRGKLVCIDEPSMGLSPRFVDMVYQVLFRWKAAGQTILLVEQNARIALELADRAYVLQHGHVIISGTAAQLSADPAVQKAYLGAA; the protein is encoded by the coding sequence ATGACTTCTTCACAAACGCCTTTTCTGCAACTTGAAAACATCGACGTTCATTATGGCGCTGTGCAGGCTTTGTTCGACGTGAACTTAACCATGCAAAAAGGCGAGGTGGTGTCGGTACTGGGTGGCAATGCCTCAGGAAAATCGACTACGCTTAAGTCTGTGCTTGGGTTGGTTTCACCTTCCAAAGGTCGCATTATTTTGGAGGGACGGGAAATACAGGGTTTGTCGTCGCCCGATGTAATCGACCTGGGGGTGGCCAGCGTGCCCGAGGGGCGCCGGGTTTTCCCTGAAATGTCGGTGTATGAAAACCTGCTAATGGGCGCGTATCCGCGTCGCCATGAAAAAGAAGCGATTGAGCGCGATTTGCACGAAGTTTTCACGTCGTTTCCGCGTCTGGCCGAGCGACGGCGTCAGGCAGCGGGTACACTTTCGGGCGGTGAACAACAGATGCTGGCATTGGGCCGGGCCTGGTTGCGACGCGGCAAGCTGGTATGTATCGACGAACCCTCTATGGGTTTGTCGCCCCGGTTTGTCGATATGGTTTATCAGGTTTTATTCCGCTGGAAAGCGGCGGGGCAAACTATTTTGCTGGTTGAACAAAACGCGCGCATTGCGCTTGAACTGGCCGACCGTGCTTATGTATTACAGCATGGTCATGTGATTATTTCGGGAACGGCGGCACAGTTGTCGGCCGACCCAGCGGTACAAAAAGCTTATTTGGGGGCTGCATGA
- a CDS encoding hydantoinase B/oxoprolinase family protein, whose protein sequence is MNNVSATNEPVGKERWQFWIDRGGTFTDIVARRPDGEIVTAKLLSENPEQYDDAAVEGIRRLLGVQPGETVPAEKIDVVKMGTTVATNALLERKGERLALFVSKGFRDALRIAYQNRPRLFAREIILPELLYETVVEVDERLDAQGEVVVALDEAAARAQLQAVFNTGVRAVAIALMHGYRNPDHERRLGLLAREIGFTQVSVSHEVSPLIRYVARGDTTVVDAYLSPVLRRYVDRVASALPGVRLQFMQSSGGLTDAHTFQGKDSVLSGPAGGIVGMAGVSEAAGFDRVIGFDMGGTSTDVSHYAGDYERAFDTLVAGVRIRAPMMSIHTVAAGGGSILQFDGTRLRVGPESAGANPGPACYRRGGPLTVTDANVMLGRIQPQHFPSVFGPNANEPLDVDIVKQRFAQLAETVSKETGKPTTPEQLAEGFLNIAVSNMANAIKQISVQRGYDITRYTLTTFGGAGGQHACRVADALGMPRVLVHPLAGVLSAYGMGLAASTAIRERSIEAVWDEDGEAQARLVLNELSAKARDELLEQHISPDHIRVERRFYLRYEGTDTSLPVALDNTASMRSAFEKAYSMRFSFLMPDRRLVIEKVVAEAIGDESGQAAGVFVKASRGQGEKPEAFDTVRIHTEGALRDCPLYRSADLRVNDVLLGPAIITDANATTLIDPGWRATITQRGDIVLDRAVPRPQRYAIGTQADPVMLEIFNNLFMSIAEQMGYRLQNTSYSVNIKERLDFSCAIFDATGDLVANAPHIPVHLGSMSASIQAIMASNEGQLRPGDVYVLNNPYAGGTHLPDVTVVTPVFDAQGKDILFYVGSRGHHADIGGLTPGSMPANSTNIDEEGVLITNFRLVEGGRLREQEFRDLLANAPYPARNIDQNMADLRAQIAANEKGREELLKMVDAFGLDVVHAYMQHVQDNAEESVRRAIARLKDGVFTQQLDNGAKVEVKLTVDHANRSATVDFTGTSGQLPNNFNAPRAVTTAAVLYVFRTMIDDDIPINAGGLKPITLIVPDDSMLNPSYPAAVVAGNVETSTCVTNALYGAMGVNAGSQPTMNNVTFGNDEYQYYETVSGGAGAGARFDENGQLTEGFNGTSVVQTQMTNSRMTDPEVLELRFPVRLERYEIRRGSGGAGRWKGGDGGIRTLRFLEPMTVSLLANGWIHPAFGAAGAQPGAKGESRVIRADGRVEEMKHADSAELGVGDCFEILTPGGGGFGAP, encoded by the coding sequence GTGAATAACGTTTCTGCAACAAATGAACCCGTAGGCAAAGAGCGCTGGCAGTTTTGGATTGATCGGGGCGGTACCTTTACCGATATTGTGGCGCGCCGACCTGACGGCGAAATAGTGACCGCCAAACTGCTTTCTGAAAACCCGGAACAGTACGATGACGCAGCGGTGGAAGGGATTCGTCGCTTGTTGGGCGTGCAACCCGGTGAAACCGTACCGGCTGAAAAGATTGATGTGGTCAAGATGGGTACGACTGTGGCCACGAATGCTTTGCTGGAGCGCAAGGGTGAGCGGTTGGCGCTGTTCGTTTCCAAAGGGTTTCGTGATGCATTGCGCATTGCCTACCAGAACCGGCCTCGCCTGTTCGCCCGGGAAATTATCTTGCCCGAACTGTTGTATGAAACCGTGGTGGAAGTCGACGAGCGGCTGGATGCGCAGGGCGAAGTCGTGGTGGCGTTGGATGAAGCCGCTGCACGCGCTCAATTGCAAGCGGTCTTCAATACCGGTGTGCGTGCCGTGGCCATTGCTTTAATGCACGGCTATCGCAACCCCGATCATGAACGCCGCCTGGGCCTGTTGGCGCGTGAAATCGGTTTCACCCAGGTGTCGGTATCGCACGAAGTGTCCCCCCTGATTCGCTATGTGGCGCGAGGCGATACAACCGTGGTGGACGCTTATCTGTCGCCGGTGTTGCGTCGCTATGTCGATCGTGTGGCGTCGGCTCTGCCGGGCGTGCGCCTGCAGTTCATGCAGTCCAGCGGCGGGCTCACCGACGCGCATACTTTCCAGGGCAAGGATTCGGTGTTGTCCGGCCCTGCCGGCGGGATTGTGGGTATGGCCGGCGTGTCGGAAGCCGCTGGATTCGACCGCGTGATTGGTTTCGATATGGGCGGCACTTCTACCGATGTGTCGCACTACGCGGGCGATTATGAACGGGCGTTCGATACCTTGGTTGCCGGTGTGCGCATTCGTGCGCCCATGATGAGCATTCATACTGTGGCCGCCGGTGGGGGGTCTATTCTGCAATTCGACGGCACGCGCTTGCGTGTGGGGCCTGAGTCGGCCGGGGCCAACCCTGGACCGGCGTGTTATCGGCGTGGTGGTCCGTTAACGGTGACCGACGCCAACGTGATGCTGGGGCGCATTCAACCGCAGCATTTTCCATCGGTGTTTGGCCCGAATGCCAATGAGCCGCTGGATGTTGATATTGTGAAGCAGCGCTTTGCCCAGTTGGCTGAAACAGTGTCGAAAGAAACGGGCAAGCCCACTACACCTGAGCAATTGGCTGAAGGCTTTTTGAATATTGCCGTGTCGAATATGGCTAACGCCATTAAACAGATTTCCGTGCAGCGCGGCTACGATATTACGCGCTATACGTTGACCACTTTTGGGGGTGCGGGCGGCCAGCACGCCTGCCGTGTGGCTGACGCATTGGGGATGCCGCGTGTGCTGGTACACCCGCTGGCCGGTGTGTTGTCGGCCTATGGCATGGGTTTGGCGGCGTCAACCGCGATTCGCGAGCGCTCCATTGAAGCGGTGTGGGACGAAGACGGCGAAGCACAGGCGCGCCTGGTGTTAAATGAATTGTCGGCCAAGGCACGTGACGAATTGCTTGAGCAGCATATTTCGCCCGACCATATTCGGGTTGAACGACGTTTTTACTTGCGCTATGAGGGGACCGATACGTCGTTACCGGTGGCGCTTGATAACACTGCGTCGATGCGTTCGGCGTTTGAAAAAGCCTATTCCATGCGCTTTTCATTCTTAATGCCCGATCGTCGCCTGGTGATTGAAAAAGTGGTGGCTGAAGCGATTGGCGATGAGTCCGGTCAGGCCGCCGGCGTGTTTGTTAAAGCATCGCGTGGGCAAGGGGAAAAGCCCGAAGCGTTCGACACCGTGCGCATTCACACGGAAGGCGCGTTGCGCGATTGTCCGCTGTACCGCAGCGCCGATTTGCGTGTAAACGACGTGTTGCTGGGGCCGGCCATTATTACCGATGCCAATGCCACCACGTTAATCGACCCCGGTTGGCGCGCCACCATTACCCAGCGCGGTGATATTGTGCTCGACCGCGCCGTACCAAGGCCGCAGCGTTACGCCATTGGCACGCAGGCCGACCCGGTGATGCTGGAGATCTTCAATAATCTGTTCATGTCGATTGCAGAACAGATGGGTTACCGGTTACAGAACACGTCGTATTCGGTCAACATTAAAGAGCGTCTGGATTTTTCCTGCGCCATCTTTGATGCCACGGGCGACCTGGTGGCTAATGCGCCACATATTCCGGTGCATCTGGGTTCCATGAGTGCCAGTATTCAGGCCATTATGGCGTCGAACGAAGGGCAGCTGCGCCCCGGCGACGTGTACGTGTTGAATAACCCGTACGCCGGCGGCACGCATTTGCCCGACGTTACGGTCGTGACCCCGGTGTTCGATGCACAAGGCAAAGATATTCTGTTTTACGTGGGTTCGCGCGGGCACCATGCCGATATCGGCGGCCTAACGCCCGGCTCCATGCCGGCGAACTCCACGAACATCGACGAAGAAGGAGTGCTCATTACCAACTTCCGGCTAGTGGAAGGCGGGCGCTTACGCGAGCAGGAATTCCGCGATTTGCTGGCCAACGCGCCTTACCCTGCGCGGAATATCGACCAGAATATGGCCGACTTGCGCGCGCAAATTGCTGCCAACGAAAAAGGCCGCGAAGAGTTGCTGAAAATGGTTGACGCGTTTGGTCTGGACGTTGTTCATGCCTACATGCAGCATGTGCAGGATAATGCGGAAGAGTCAGTGCGTCGTGCGATTGCCCGCCTGAAAGACGGGGTTTTCACCCAGCAACTGGACAACGGCGCCAAGGTTGAGGTGAAGCTAACGGTGGATCATGCCAATCGCAGCGCCACGGTGGATTTCACGGGCACGTCGGGGCAGTTGCCGAATAACTTCAATGCGCCGCGTGCAGTGACTACCGCCGCTGTGTTGTATGTGTTCCGCACCATGATCGATGACGATATCCCCATTAACGCCGGTGGCCTGAAACCCATTACGCTGATTGTGCCCGACGATTCCATGCTGAATCCCAGTTATCCGGCGGCGGTGGTGGCGGGCAATGTGGAAACCTCAACCTGCGTAACCAATGCCTTGTACGGTGCCATGGGTGTGAATGCGGGTAGCCAGCCCACCATGAACAACGTTACCTTCGGCAATGACGAGTACCAATATTATGAAACCGTGTCCGGCGGCGCCGGTGCCGGCGCGCGGTTTGATGAAAACGGACAATTAACGGAAGGGTTCAACGGCACATCGGTAGTGCAAACCCAGATGACCAATTCGCGTATGACGGACCCCGAAGTGCTGGAGTTGCGTTTCCCTGTGCGCCTGGAGCGCTATGAAATTCGCCGGGGCTCGGGTGGGGCGGGGCGTTGGAAAGGCGGTGACGGCGGTATTCGTACGCTGCGCTTTTTAGAGCCGATGACGGTGTCCCTGTTGGCCAACGGCTGGATTCACCCGGCGTTTGGCGCGGCGGGGGCGCAACCAGGCGCCAAAGGTGAAAGCCGCGTGATTCGCGCCGACGGCCGGGTCGAAGAAATGAAGCACGCCGACAGCGCGGAATTGGGGGTGGGTGATTGCTTTGAGATTCTGACCCCGGGAGGCGGCGGGTTCGGCGCGCCATAA
- a CDS encoding ABC transporter permease — translation MIELFFSQILNGLAIGQVYALIALGFSLVFGVSNLINFAQGALFMLGAFFAFTGVVWLGWPLPVAAVVSVLLVSGLGVLLERLALRPLANGPFIAPVLSTLAISIVIDQLAEIIWSPEGQSFPVPFPEYTFYFGRAYITTTDILIFVFGLLAAAALTWFLKASWMGRTLRATAQDRDAAAQLGVRTSNVRQLAFGLAGALGALSGILVALYFKSVFPAMGLPFGLKGFAAALLGGLTSIPGAVLGGLTLGVVETLSSAYLGEGFRDLAAFSLLLVFLLFRPQGMLGDRRLDALGGAGGASGAMPSTSLLASASSQRSAHRVFDLPPWGFLVVGAVLALLPFVVSSSYILQAVVYAMVFALLAGSVTLVSGSLGILAIGHAAFYGVGAYTVAVMSYTYGLPTELALPAAIALGAVVGAVASLPLYKLSGHTAALGTLAIGQIGFLVFMTWMPVTRGPMGFLNIPAPTFELLGGLRLSDIGHKFWLVALVVALCLFLAQRLLNSEMGRTWRSIREDRLAAHAAGVPVRRYLMMGFAVSGAMAGAAGGLFAYVQNVITPDSFNVQASLLMLTMAVLGGLGNLTGAAVAGFVLTIIPEVLREFSEWRMIVYGVILLMALRWRPHGLLGAR, via the coding sequence ATGATCGAATTATTTTTTAGTCAGATACTGAACGGCCTGGCAATCGGCCAGGTTTATGCGCTTATTGCCCTGGGTTTCAGCCTGGTGTTCGGCGTATCGAATTTAATTAACTTTGCCCAGGGCGCGCTGTTCATGCTGGGCGCGTTTTTTGCCTTTACCGGGGTCGTCTGGCTAGGCTGGCCGTTGCCGGTTGCTGCCGTGGTGTCGGTGCTTCTGGTGTCGGGCCTGGGGGTGTTGCTGGAACGGTTGGCCCTGCGGCCGTTGGCCAATGGGCCGTTTATTGCGCCGGTGTTGTCAACGCTGGCCATCAGCATTGTGATCGACCAACTGGCGGAAATTATCTGGTCGCCGGAAGGGCAGTCGTTTCCCGTTCCCTTCCCTGAATACACGTTTTATTTCGGGCGTGCTTACATCACTACAACCGATATCTTGATTTTTGTATTCGGTTTGCTGGCGGCGGCTGCGCTGACCTGGTTTTTAAAGGCATCCTGGATGGGGCGCACGCTGCGTGCCACAGCGCAAGACCGTGACGCGGCCGCGCAATTGGGCGTGCGTACCAGTAATGTGCGCCAGTTGGCTTTCGGGCTGGCCGGTGCGCTGGGCGCGCTTAGCGGTATTCTGGTGGCGTTGTATTTCAAAAGCGTGTTCCCGGCCATGGGCCTGCCCTTTGGCTTGAAAGGTTTTGCCGCCGCCTTGCTGGGCGGGCTTACCAGTATTCCCGGTGCGGTATTGGGCGGGCTAACGCTGGGCGTAGTGGAAACACTTTCCAGCGCTTATCTGGGTGAGGGTTTCCGCGACCTCGCGGCATTTTCGCTGTTGTTGGTGTTTCTGCTTTTTCGTCCGCAAGGCATGTTGGGCGATCGCCGCCTTGATGCCCTGGGCGGCGCCGGGGGGGCGTCGGGTGCGATGCCCAGTACCAGCTTGTTGGCGTCGGCGTCCAGTCAGCGAAGTGCGCACCGGGTGTTCGATTTGCCCCCCTGGGGGTTCCTGGTTGTTGGTGCCGTGCTGGCGCTACTGCCCTTTGTTGTGAGCAGCAGCTATATTTTGCAGGCGGTTGTGTATGCCATGGTATTTGCCTTGCTGGCGGGCAGTGTCACCCTGGTTTCAGGCTCCCTGGGTATTCTGGCCATCGGCCATGCCGCGTTTTACGGAGTGGGGGCCTATACGGTGGCGGTCATGAGCTACACCTATGGTTTACCGACTGAGCTGGCACTGCCGGCGGCAATTGCGTTGGGCGCCGTTGTGGGGGCGGTGGCATCGTTACCCTTGTATAAGTTAAGCGGCCACACGGCGGCGTTGGGTACATTGGCGATCGGCCAAATTGGCTTTCTGGTGTTTATGACCTGGATGCCCGTTACGCGTGGCCCCATGGGCTTTCTGAATATTCCTGCACCCACGTTTGAGCTATTGGGTGGTTTGCGATTATCGGATATCGGCCATAAGTTCTGGCTGGTGGCGTTGGTGGTGGCGCTGTGTCTGTTCCTGGCGCAACGTTTACTGAACTCTGAAATGGGTCGCACCTGGCGCAGTATTCGTGAAGACCGGTTGGCCGCCCATGCGGCCGGCGTGCCGGTGCGTCGTTATTTGATGATGGGTTTTGCCGTATCGGGTGCAATGGCCGGTGCCGCCGGGGGCTTGTTCGCTTATGTGCAGAATGTCATTACACCCGATAGTTTCAATGTGCAGGCCTCGTTGCTCATGCTGACGATGGCGGTTTTGGGCGGCCTGGGTAATTTAACCGGCGCGGCCGTGGCCGGTTTTGTTTTAACGATTATTCCGGAAGTGCTGCGTGAGTTCTCGGAGTGGCGCATGATTGTTTATGGCGTGATTTTGTTGATGGCTTTGCGTTGGCGGCCACATGGCTTGTTGGGAGCACGGTAA
- a CDS encoding ABC transporter ATP-binding protein, with protein MAGFLNRSSKTLHGAPAAGFHVDHVSRHFSGVKAVNDVTFTLAAGETLALVGPNGAGKSTLLQMMSGVERLTSGFITLNGRRIDHLPPERVARLGVGRSFQTSRVFPALSVWDSVMVGTQAPLLRTGSGLLVNPLHELFATLFGTAGWRARVQAQEALAEETLKLFGERLWPRRHQPAFSLSYANRRRLEIARVLVAQPDFLLLDEPAAGMNPTETGELTDLLIALRQMRPNLGILVVEHKLSLVRKVADRVIVLNQGEILAQGGPDHALDHPEVVEAYLGRQRRDNASTAHLG; from the coding sequence ATGGCGGGGTTTTTGAACAGGTCGTCGAAAACGCTGCATGGTGCCCCGGCAGCCGGCTTTCATGTCGATCACGTTTCGCGTCATTTTAGTGGCGTGAAGGCGGTGAACGACGTGACCTTTACTCTGGCGGCGGGTGAAACATTGGCGTTGGTGGGGCCGAACGGCGCGGGTAAGTCAACTTTGCTGCAGATGATGAGTGGGGTGGAACGCCTGACGTCGGGTTTTATTACGCTGAACGGACGGCGTATCGACCATTTGCCGCCCGAACGGGTGGCGCGCCTGGGCGTGGGTCGCAGCTTCCAAACGTCGCGCGTTTTTCCTGCACTATCGGTGTGGGATAGTGTCATGGTGGGGACACAGGCGCCGTTGTTGCGCACGGGCTCGGGGTTGCTGGTGAACCCCTTGCACGAACTGTTCGCCACGTTGTTTGGCACGGCGGGCTGGCGTGCACGGGTGCAGGCGCAGGAAGCCCTGGCCGAGGAAACCCTTAAGTTGTTCGGCGAGCGGCTGTGGCCGCGACGGCACCAGCCGGCGTTCAGTTTGTCGTACGCAAACCGGCGACGCCTGGAGATTGCGCGGGTGCTGGTGGCGCAACCCGATTTTCTATTGCTCGACGAGCCGGCGGCCGGTATGAACCCCACGGAAACGGGGGAACTGACCGACCTGCTGATCGCACTTCGGCAAATGCGGCCCAATTTGGGTATTTTGGTGGTCGAGCACAAACTGTCGCTGGTACGTAAAGTGGCCGACCGCGTGATTGTTTTGAACCAGGGTGAAATTCTGGCACAGGGCGGCCCCGACCACGCGCTCGATCATCCCGAGGTCGTCGAGGCCTACCTGGGCCGCCAGCGGCGGGACAACGCCTCTACCGCGCATCTTGGCTGA